The Papaver somniferum cultivar HN1 chromosome 3, ASM357369v1, whole genome shotgun sequence genome includes a region encoding these proteins:
- the LOC113357310 gene encoding S-adenosylmethionine decarboxylase proenzyme 4-like, with translation MAVSGFEGFEKRLELQFTGDDPKTLRNGFRNFNFQSLEEILDAVQCTVVSAVGNRFFDSYVLSESSLFVYPTKIIIKTCGTTQLLKSVPLFLSHAHQMGLTVIGCRYTRGNFIFPKSQLFPHTSFREEIIYLENNLPANLCFRKASIMPPPSKKTKKSSSSSSHSWHVYTASDGIDHDNMMTIHEDDIDDDEVVTVEVCMTELDKVLARKFFRRPGDDNCGEVVGNEMTEITGIRNINPKSIICDFGFDPCGYSMNGIDGENYSTIHVTPEDGFSYASFEGIGLQSPSSRKKYNGSRTDIGNTLRKVVQVFRPSTMSVSITSTSNKVTKSSQDLLWRYVSDSVESLGLNCTTSSFDKFPGFGSVVYQTFTAKSRK, from the coding sequence ATGGCTGTATCGGGTTTCGAAGGTTTTGAAAAACGTTTAGAACTCCAATTCACAGGAGATGATCCAAAGACACTAAGAAACGGTTTCCGGAATTTCAATTTCCAGTCACTTGAAGAAATCTTAGATGCTGTTCAATGCACCGTTGTATCTGCAGTTGGTAACCGTTTTTTCGATTCATACGTTTTATCGGAATCAAGTCTTTTTGTTTATCCGACAAAGATCATCATCAAAACATGTGGGACTACCCAACTATTGAAATCTGTCCCTCTATTTCTATCTCACGCTCATCAGATGGGTCTCACTGTGATAGGGTGTAGGTACACCCGCGGTAATTTTATATTTCCCAAGAGTCAGCTTTTCCCTCACACTAGTTTCAGAGAGGAGATTATTTACTTGGAAAATAATTTACCTGCAAATCTTTGCTTTAGAAAAGCTTCAATTATGCCTCCTCCgtcaaagaaaacaaagaaatcttcttcttcttcttctcattcatGGCATGTTTATACGGCAAGTGATGGTATTGATCATGATAACATGATGACCATACATGAGGATGATATTGATGATGATGAGGTGGTTACTGTAGAGGTTTGCATGACCGAGCTTGACAAAGTTTTGGCACGTAAGTTTTTCCGGCGACCCGGAGATGATAATTGTGGGGAAGTTGTTGGCAATGAGATGACTGAGATTACTGGTATAAGAAATATtaatccaaaatcaataatttgtgATTTCGGGTTTGATCCTTGTGGGTACTCAATGAATGGCATAGATGGTGAAAATTACTCTACAATTCATGTCACACCTGAAGATGGTTTTAGTTATGCAAGTTTTGAAGGTATTGGGTTACAATCTCCATCGTCCCGAAAGAAGTACAACGGTAGCCGTACGGATATTGGAAATACTTTAAGGAAAGTGGTTCAAGTTTTCCGGCCATCCACGATGTCTGTATCAATAACATCTACTTCAAATAAGGTAACAAAGTCGTCCCAAGATTTATTATGGAGATATGTTTCTGATTCAGTCGAATCACTTGGACTGAATTGTACAACCTCTTCATTCGACAAGTTCCCAGGTTTCGGTTCTGTTGTTTATCAAACGTTTACGGCCAAGAGTCGTAAATGA